catccgtgggagacGTTATACAAATTaaactgaattttttttttgtttcgtgccatcaaacaattaaatcgtcggtttaatttcaatcgtgtttttgttgtgatgatttgcaggtgcatacatctaaaatcggCGGTAAATTGCTTGATTGCTTAGAATAATGAATAATATTGGAAATAATAGTGATGTAGTGGTCGTTGTGCGagcgaatgcccaaaaaagaggaaaaagcgaaagtccgctaaaatgtatcataattggcaatttgcgccaattagtttcccgaaaatgcagagcgatgatttctctgaaatgccgatagtggtatcgtgcaaaatcgcggaagctgacatcacagtcatgaaagtccatgtcgataacggcagtagcgtcgatattatttacgaacaatgtttcgcTCAACTGCCAGAAAGTATTAAAATGTACCTGCAAACAACCGCGGTTTCGCTAACCGAttttgcaggagaatcttcattacctataggtgttttgCCACTAAACATCGAGCTAGCCGATGTAAATGATGACGTTTTGGTCCGACAAGCGcggttagatttttatgttatgcgatcctcttctcgctataacatgctgctgggaagaaccgctataagtaaatttggaattgtcccgtccacaattcatggcatgattaagtttccaacatataaaggagtcaccacaatatgttcaatgagcattatgcctatttgtgcggctgttaatATAAAAACCGCAGGGCAGGAACCTGTAGATGATGCGGATActatggaaataattaatcccgtatatccagagcagaaaatcaaagtaggacgtaatgttagtgcggatactagaaaacaaattgtgcaattacttgtccagtatatggatgtttttgcctggtgcgaaaacgatatgactggtgttccgcgtcatattgcggaacacaggcttaatgtgaatccagctctaaaacccgtagtgcaaaagcgaaggggtatggccccagatcgcgtaaaatggctatgtgaagaagtaacaaaattggtgAGAGCCGGAATTTTTCGCGAAGtccaataccaatcatggattgcgaatccagtattggtgaaaaaacctgatggttcttggagaatgtgtattgattacaaagatttgaataaagcgtgccccaaagataactatccgcttccagaaattgatttaaaagtggaatctttgcatgctttcccatataaatgttttctggatgcggcaagaggttatcaccagattcctatggcgcaagaagaggcagataaaaccgcatttcatacgggcaagggcatatattgctatataatgatgccttttggtttaatcaatgcgggtgcgacatatcaacggttgattgataccgcgtttgacaagcaaatagggcgtaatcttgaagcttatgtagatgatttagtcatcaaaagcacgACGCAAGAGCGGATCGctgaagatatgcgcgaaacatttgacaAGTTGCGAGAAATAAACATGAAGTTTAACTCGCTAAAATATAGTTTTGGCAAAACTGAAGGGAAATTTTTGGGGTATCTTGTTACAGAAcagggtattcaagctaatccaaaaaagatcgcggccATAGAAAATATGACTGCGCCAAAAACGGTTAAAGaggtgcaaagtttgacgggaaaactagccgcattaacgcgtttcttgtctaaagccgctgaaaggcagttgccatttttcaaaaccctAAAAGGTTGTTTGAAATAAAAGAATTTCGTTTGGTCCAGTGAAGCAGATTCTGCGTTTCAAGAAATGAAAAAGTTGTTAAAAACTTTGCCTACATTAACGGCACCAATTCATGGCAAAGTTCTTTATCTTTATATCTCTGTGGCAAACGAGGCTTTCGGATCAGTTTTGATCgcggaaaggaacaaaatacaaaagccggtgtattttgttagcaaagctcttacggggagtgaaataaactatgcgccgattgaaaagtttgtgtatgcgctcattttaacaacacgaaggctacgaagatattttcaagggcatccggtgcatgtattaactaatctgccaatcaggcaagtcttaacaaaaccagtgatatctggtagactcgcattatgggcggtagaattaggtgcttatcaaatatcttaccttccgcgtagcgctgaaaaaggacaagttatggcggattatctcactgaactgtctggagagttggaggtgattaacgagcgaaccgcactaaaacctgaacacggggaaacttgggatttatttactgatggtgcttcgtgtgcagaaggtgcaggtacgggtttagttttggcaagttcaagcggtgaggagcatacttatgctctgcggtttaattttgacgtgaaaaacaatgaggcagagtatgaggcattgctcgcaggcttaaatattgcgagaaaaatgaatattgttaagttgaGTGCATTTACGGATTCGCAGCTAGTAGCGAATTAGTTTAGCGGATCTTTTGAAGCACATGATCCTTCTATGCAAAAGTACTTGCAGCTATTAAAGGAAACTGCAGCGCGGTTTGAGCATTTTGAACTTGCGCAAGTGCCAAGAAGTCAAAACAAGAAAGCGGATGCTTTGAGCAAATTAGCCGCTTTAACTTTTTCGCATTTTCAAAAGCAAGTATGGGTCGAAGAATTACCAAGTAAGTCGATAGAAAGTGACTTGATGGTCGCATCTGTTACAGAAGAACAGCCAAACTGGATGGAGCCAATCCTAAAATATATCCGCAGTAATATCTTGCCAGAGGATAGTCGCGAAGCTCGTTCAGTGCGAGAGTGGGCGCCAATGTATATCATTCAAGAAgatatcttatatcgcaaatcatacTGCGGACCAATGATGCGATGTGTTGGCCCAATCGAGGCAGAAATGATTGTAGAAGAAGTGCATAAcggtacttgtgcactgcattcaggttacaaaactatcgcagcaaaaattatgcggatgggatacttttggccatccctataccgtGATGTAGCGAAAATTGTTAAACgttgtaaaagttgccaaaggcatgctccgcagaaccgaatgccgcggcatgacatgattcctgttaattcgccgtggccgtttaataaatgggctatCGATATTGTAGGGCCATTCCCTGCAGGGCCTGGCAATGTCAAATTCCTGATTGTCGCAATCgattattttactaaatgggttgaagctaaggcggttcgcactattactggtgtgcaagtgcgaaattttgtttGGGAGTACATTGTTTGCAGGTTTGGCATTtcgcgagaattggttagcgataacggtgcacaaatagcgaaagatccttttaagacatggtgcGCTGATTTAAATATAATACAAAAGTTTATGTCAGTGGCGTACCCGCAAGCCAATGGATTGTGTGAAGTAACCAATCGCGATATTGTcagcggtattaaaaagaggttatgtgaaaggcgaactggttgggtagatgaattacccaatgtattatgggcacatcgcactactttcaaaaagagtacaggcgaaacaccttttagtttggtgtatggttctgaggcagtaatccccgtagaaattctggtaccaacgcatcgaatggctaactttgatgaagaagcaaatgatgctgcgttaAGCGAAAATCTCAATTTCATAGAAGAGTGGAGATTAATGGCGgctatcagagaagcgaataataaacagcaaatcgctaaatattataataaaagagtgcGTGATTTATCCTTCGCTATAGGTGAATGGGTGCTGCGAaataatgaagcaagcagagcagaaaagcttggcaaattgggtcctaattgggaaggcccttatcagattgtggcaattaatgcggcaggATCATATAAGCTCGCAAATATGGAAGGGCGAACTTTACCTAATGCATGACATGCTGTtttgttaaagcgatattatgcatagtttttcggaaactatcagatatatatgtataaagtgtgaaattGGATACAAGGCATATGGCTAATGTACTTATTAAGTGTTCTTGTTTTTaactttttgcaagtcttgatcacgcttgtcgAAATTTTAAGAATAGTCACTTATAAAAGTATGCAAATTGTTTACTTGCGAAATGCGAATAGTTATGAAATGTCTTACAATTTATTTCATATTTCTATAGTATCTTGCAGAGTCTAAAAAgcgaagtgatgaaattgcccgctTTAGCATACAAAATATTGCGAAAGGAATGTTATATCCTAAATATTTGATTTTGCCAatatttagatgcttcgcaatgctaattaatagcctaaggatcgtttcggcggacttagaagatttatAACGTATACGCATATACGCATAcaaattgtttcgcaaaagtacgcgcttattatgtgcacaataataagagctggaaattgcaaaggacaagtttgtgttatgaatattgttgataaaagcgctatataaataaagagcactcgcgaataaatatgaaaaaataaaaatttcattgATAACGGTGCAGAGATAGCTGCGCGCTAATTTCTACAATATTTTATTCTAGCTTAGACAAATCAAGATCAAAGATGTCTTTTAAAGTGGCATCATCTTGTTGActtattgcagtaactttgtcgattGAAATATCCGCTAAGCTTGCTTGTGTAGTAGCAGCTGCTTCGCGTGCATCTGCAAGTGAACAAACGCGATCTCCAAAGGCGGGAGGTAGTGGATCTGGTATGGTGCAATGTGGAGCAATTTCATCCAGAAACTCTACTCTCTCGCGCAGTCGTAAAGCAGCTGCATAAGTGGAAAACAGAACATTCACGGGACGTGAATTGAGAACCTTTTTAGCAAACTCCGGTAGGTGTTGGCGGAGTTGCGTGAACTCAAGCTTCGCGAAAGCTGCTGCGGCCACAGCGGTGTCTCTCTCTGCAGTAAGCCTTGAAACCTCCTCTTGCAATGAAGAGATTGTGGTTTCAAAATTCTTTTGTTTGTCAGCTGCAGTAGACACATGTAGTTTCAATTCATCTACCGCGGTTTTGGCCGCGGTAAGCTCGTAGGAGAGGTCAACACAGCGTTTCTCGCCGTTTTCAGCCTTGATCCTCTCAGCATTGTACTTTTGCTGTTCAGCTCCAagcacattgaaaaattgttcttgccgGCATATCATATCGTACGCCGAGTTGAAGTACATATAGAAGTTTTGCACGAAACTGTTGTGCGCATCAAGCGCAGAAAGTTTGGAGAATCCGCGGCGAAGCTCGCCGGGAATTGCTAATTTCATTTGCTGACGCTGATCCAGAGCAGCGCTAGCAGATGCATAGGTATAACCGGATAGGCCGTCAATCAGCACTCCATAAGAATCAGGGGGAGTGCGGAGTAGCTCGGTGATTTGTGCCGCAGAATCTGGGCTAGGAAACACCGGGTTAAAGGGCGAGTCTCCTGCAAAAAATgcaaatgttatatcaataaacgTACATATTTCATAAAATGATATGCGTTAAACATGATTGATTCATACCAGTTTGCTGGCCTCCTTCATAATCCGTTATGACCGGATTATCGTATAAAGGAGTGCTTTGCTTGAGCTTCTTGCTCTTCGTTGATGGCGGTGTTTGAAATGGTCGTTTTGCAGAGCCTGTTTGTGATGACGGTGACTTTGTCATCAAATCAACAAGGGGAATGGCCTGTTTCTCCTGTTTGATTTGATGACCGGAGGATGTCGCCGATTTAGCCTCCGGACTAGTTAGC
The window above is part of the Rutidosis leptorrhynchoides isolate AG116_Rl617_1_P2 chromosome 1, CSIRO_AGI_Rlap_v1, whole genome shotgun sequence genome. Proteins encoded here:
- the LOC139846126 gene encoding uncharacterized protein; this translates as MQKYLQLLKETAARFEHFELAQVPRSQNKKADALSKLAALTFSHFQKQVWVEELPSKSIESDLMVASVTEEQPNWMEPILKYIRSNILPEDSREARSVREWAPMYIIQEDILYRKSYCGPMMRCVGPIEAEMIVEEVHNGTCALHSGLAFRENCGVPASQWIV